One segment of Scyliorhinus torazame isolate Kashiwa2021f chromosome 14, sScyTor2.1, whole genome shotgun sequence DNA contains the following:
- the LOC140389948 gene encoding hepatic and glial cell adhesion molecule-like, giving the protein MKNLGLLNVKMLTLLSVFHLLTLCETEISAVPNTIINVAVGEQVLFPVHNQCGATYEVTLLSKSPTHSKLASWNFNTSYNQPLYENRLKRSRNGSVMLHNVQINDTKLYEIQIDCYSTMTATREQSFDLRVFEPVSKPLMIITCSTSNITMSCTVSMGTKVTYHWEKQSLAGAIIRTYNGTELVIDHIHEQEQYMYKCIATNPVSMATSTPRIGEECNVNPSKGQKLSWMARNIAASGLLLALITIVYICYKIKPTAGEKGSNESGKRHSSPRTVPTSLFSVNSSGCILTAL; this is encoded by the exons TATTCCATTTGCTTACATTGTGTGAGACAGAGATCTCAGCTGTACCCAATACCATCATTAATGTTGCCGTGGGAGAACAGGTGCTGTTCCCTGTACATAACCAATGTGGAGCTACGTATGAAGTAACGCTTCTATCAAAATCACCAACTCATTCTAAACTTGCTTCCTGGAATTTCAACACATCTTACAACCAGCCACTGTATGAAAACAGACTGAAAAGGAGCAGGAATGGTTCTGTGATGCTGCACAATGTACAGATTAATGATACTAAATTATATGAAATACAAATCGATTGCTACAGCACAATGACAGCTACAAGAGAACAATCATTTGATTTGCGAGTGTTTG AGCCAGTTTCCAAGCCTCTGATGATAATAACTTGTTCAACTTCAAATATCACTATGAGCTGCACTGTCTCCATGGGAACAAAAGTTACATATCACTGGGAGAAACAATCCTTGGCTGGAGCCATCATTAGAACCTATAATGGGACAGAACTAGTGATAGACCACATCCATGAACAGGAACAATACATGTATAAGTGTATAGCAACAAATCCAGTCAGCATGGCAACCAGTACTCCTCGGATCGGAGAAGAGTGTAACGTGAATCCTTCTAAAG GTCAGAAACTGTCCTGGATGGCTCGTAACATTGCTGCTTCAGGATTACTGTTAGCCTTGATTACAATCGTATATATCTGCTACAAAATAAAACCAACTGCTGGCGAAAAAGGAAGCA ATGAGAGTGGAAAAAGACACAGCTCTCCCAGAACTGTTCCAACCTCGCTTTTCAGTGTCAACTCATCTGGTTGCAtcctgactgctctctga